From Streptomyces sp. HUAS MG91, the proteins below share one genomic window:
- the def gene encoding peptide deformylase, producing the protein MAQQDTDDQQHGGVLPVDDEGFVVDTEDCEAREAAYRERGTSRPITVVGNPVLHRECKDVTEFDDELASLVDDMFASQRTAEGVGLAANQIGVDRKVFVYDCPDDEGVRHTGVVCNPVLRELPADRRRLDDSNEGCLSVPTAYAELARPDYAVVTGQDEKGNPITVRGTGYFARCLQHETDHLYGYLYIDRLSKRERKNALKQMEEGTPRYPVVAND; encoded by the coding sequence ATGGCTCAGCAGGACACCGACGACCAGCAGCACGGCGGCGTGCTCCCCGTCGACGACGAGGGATTCGTCGTCGACACCGAGGACTGCGAGGCACGCGAGGCGGCGTACCGGGAGCGGGGGACGTCGCGGCCGATCACCGTCGTCGGGAACCCGGTCCTGCACCGGGAGTGCAAGGACGTCACCGAGTTCGACGACGAGCTGGCCTCGCTGGTCGACGACATGTTCGCCAGCCAGCGCACCGCCGAGGGCGTCGGCCTCGCCGCGAACCAGATCGGCGTGGACCGCAAGGTCTTCGTGTACGACTGCCCGGACGACGAGGGCGTGCGCCACACCGGCGTCGTCTGCAACCCGGTGCTGCGCGAGCTGCCCGCCGACCGGCGCCGCCTCGACGACTCCAACGAGGGCTGCCTGTCCGTGCCGACGGCCTACGCCGAACTCGCGCGCCCCGACTACGCCGTGGTCACCGGGCAGGACGAGAAGGGCAACCCCATCACCGTGCGCGGCACCGGCTACTTCGCGCGCTGCCTCCAGCACGAGACGGACCACCTGTACGGGTACCTCTACATCGACCGGCTGTCGAAGCGCGAGCGCAAGAACGCCCTGAAGCAGATGGAAGAGGGCACCCCGCGCTACCCCGTGGTCGCCAACGACTGA